GCCGCCGTCCCGGCGGCCCGAATGCCCAGCAGGTCGGCCGCCCCGCGCGACAGATCGACGATGCGGCCTCGCGCGAACGGCCCGCGATCGTTGATCCGCACCAGGATCGTCCGCCCGGTCTCCAGCGACGTCACCTCGACATAGCTCGGCAGGGGCAGGGTGGTATGCGCGCCCGCGATCGCCTTCACCCGGAACCTCTCGCCAAGGGCGGTGCGATGGCCGGATTCGGTGCCGTACCAACCGGCCAACCCGACCTCGTCGTACAAAGGCGCGGCGGCGGGCGTGTAGGTGACGCCGCGGACCGTATAGGGCCGGCCGATCTTGACGGGAAAATCGCTGACCGGCCGATAGCGACCGCCGCAGGCGGACAGCGCAAGCGCGGCGAGGATGGCGGCATATCTAGCGTTCATGCATCCTTCATTCTCCCCTCCCTGGAAGGGAGGGGCCGGGGGTGGGTCGGCCCGCCGCGCTGCGCGACGGCAGCCAGGATGGCCGTCGCGACGCCGTCGGGATTGTCCACCACGTCGAAATTCCAAAAACGGATGACCCGCCAGCCGAGGCTTTCCAGGAATCGGGTCCGTGTCAGGTCGTCCGGATTATCCGCATGCTGACTTCCGTCGAATTCGATCGCCAGCCTCACGCCACGGCACGCTAGATCGATGATGTAGCGCCCGACGGGCAGCTGCCGCGTGAACCTCGGGCGATAGCTTCGTACACGCAGCCAGATCAACCGTTCCGCCTCGGTCGCACCGGTCCGCAGCGCTCGCGCATTGACGGTCATGTAAGGTGCGATGCGCGACATCGCTAAAGGCTGGCCGATCGCGATGCGGAGAGCAACCCACCCCCGGCCCTTCCCTTGGCAGGGAGGGGGGCAGGATCACCGCCCGCCCAGCATCAGCGCCGCCTCACCACTGCACATTTTGGGGAAAGACGTTACGACTGCGGCTCGGCCCTGTTCAACTGGTGAGCTGTGCACGCAATTTGCATAGCACCGCTCAGCACCGTATCCGGCACGACTGGTTCGTAACTCGCGTATGATGGCGCGTAGCTGTCAATGACAGTACCATCGGCACGATAGCTGACCCGGGACATGCTTTTCGCCTGTTCCTCGTCGCATTTGAAATAATAGAGGATCCGCGCCTCGCGCGCCTTTTCGGCAGCGACCTTGCGATAATCGATCTTCACCCAGGCCTTGATGGCTTTGCGGTTTAATATGTCGTCGACCCCCTTTACGCTGTCGAGATCGACGTACCATATCGCGCCAGTGCTTGAAGTTGCGCTGGGCATCCAGTTGGTGGCCTGTACGGATGCCGTTACAGCAATCGTGGCTATTCCAGCACTCATCATTCCAGTTCTACGCATCCGCTGTTCCCCCGGTTTCAGCGCGCTTCTAGCATCAGCGCCGCCGTTGCTTTAGCACTTCCCACCACGCCCGGAATCCCCGCGCCCGGATGCGTGCCCGCGCCGACGAAATACAGGTTGGGGATCGCATCGTCGCGGTTGTGGACGCGGAAATAGGCGCTCTGCGTCAGCACCGGCTCCAGGCTGAACGCACTGCCCAGATGCGCCTTCAGGTCGGTCGCGAAGTCGTTCGGCGCGTAGCTGAACTTCGTCACGATCCGCTCGTGGATGTCGGGGATCAGCCGCCGCCCGACCTCGTCGAGGATGCGCTTTTCCAGGATCGGCCCCACCTCGTCCCAATCCACCGGGAACTTGCCCATGTGCGGCACGGGTGCGAGCGCGTAGAAGGTCGAATGACCCTCCGGCGCCATCGACGGGTCGGTGACGGTCGGATGGTGCAGGTACAGCGAGAAATCCTCGCTCAGCACGCCGTGGTCGTAGATGTCCTCCAGCAGCCCCTTATAGCGCGGGCCGAACAGGATCATGTGGTGCGGGATACCCGGCCACGCGCCCTTGATGCCGAAATGCACGACGAACAGCGATGGCGAATAGCTTTTGCGCTCCAGCCGCGCCCGGGTCCGCTGCGCACTGCGCGACGTCGACAGCAGGTCGCGATAGGTGTGCATGATGTCGCTGTTCGCCGCGACCGCATCCGCCTCGCCCGACCAGCCGCTGGCGCAGCGGATGCCGGTGACGCGGTCGCCCAGCGTCTCGATCGCGGTCACCGGATCGCCCAGTCGCACCGTGCCGCCGATGCGCTGGAACTGCGCGACCATGCCTGCGACCAGCCGGTTGGTGCCGCCCTTGGCGAACCACACGCCGCCGTCGCGCTCCAGCTTGTGGATCAGCGCATAGATCGCGCTGGTCGTCATCGGGTTGCCGCCGACCAGCAAGGTGTGGAAGCTCAGCGCCTCGCGCAGCTTCTCGTTCTGCACGTATTTCGACACGATCGAATAGACCGATCGCCACGCCTGGTATTTCGCCAGCGCCGGTGCCGCCTTGATCATCGATGCGAAGTCGAGGAACGCGACATGCCCCAGCTTCTCATAGCCTTCGCGATACACGCCCTCGGCATATTCCAGGAACTTGTGATAACCGGCGATGTCGGCCGGGTTCAGCTTGCCGATCTCGCGCTGCAACAGCGCTTCATCGTTGGTGTAGTCGAAATTGGTCCCGTCGGGCCAGTTGAGCCGGTAGAAGGGCGTCACCGGTTCCAGTGTCACGTCCTCGGCCATGTCGCGCCCGGTCAGTTCCCACAGTTCCTGCAAACAGGCGGGATCGGTGATGACGGTCGGTCCGGCATCGAAGGTGAAGCCGTCGCGCTCCCAATAATAGGCGCGGCCACCCGGCTTGTCGCGCGATTCGACGATCGTCGTCGCCACGCCTGCCGATTGCAGCCGGATCGCGAGCGCCAGTCCACCGAATCCCGCACCGATGACGATTGCCGACTTCATATCCGTTTCCACCCATTGATTGCCGCAGGCACCGCATCGACAGGCGCTCTTCCGCGCCCGTCAACATACCTAACGCCACGCCGTCGTCCGCAACACGTTGATCGCGCGCCCCACCGGCACCGGTGGCTTGCCCGTCAGAATGCGCGCCTTGTCCTTGAGGCTCGATCGCCCGGCATAGAAGCGGGTGATGAGCATCGGGTCCAGGCGGTAGAAGCGCTCGATGATGCGCCATCGTTCCGCCGGATCGCCGGCGCGGAACATCATCGCGTTGAGCATGCGATAGAATGCCCCGCGTTTCCACGCCGTGCGTGCGTAATCGTGCGTAAACCGGGCCAGCGCCGCACCCGACAGGTCGCCGTGCGCCGCGATCCGCACCGCCAGCCGTACCGCGTCGGGCAGGGAATAGCCGGTCGCCGGCTGGAACAGCCCGGCGCGCATGCCCGCTTTGGCGACGTTGGCGCCGCTCGACCGCCAATAGGCCTCGAAATCGCCACCCAGCGTGATCGGCAGCACGCCGGCCTCGCCGCGCACCACCTCGGCGACCTCCCACCCCCTCGTCCTGGCATAATCCGCGATCCGCGTGCCGATCGCGGTGCCGTCCAGATCGGGGGTGTCGCTGTAATAGGTGTCCTCGACGAACATCCGGTCCGCCGCGAACGGCAGGCAATAGACGAAGCGATAGCCGTCGATCTGCGCGACCGTCGCATCCATGACCCTCGGCCCGCTCGCGCCGTGCGGCTGCGCCAGCGCCAGTTCCTGGCCGACGAACTTCTGCCACCCCAGTTCCAGCACCGACAGGTCGCCCGGTCCGCGGCAGTCGATCACGCCCTTCGCCTCGATCCGGTCGCCATCGGCCAGCACCACCGCGCTCGCCGACGCCGCCAGTACCTTGCGGCCGAGCATCAGCGCGGGTTCCGGCAACCGGGCGCGGACGATCCGGTCCAGCCGCTCGCTGGTCAGCGAATAATAGGTCGCATCGATCTGCCGGGTGAGGTGGGGAAAGGCGACGTCGTATTCGCGCCACGCATGCACCACCAGCGGCGCCACCAGCCAGCGATCGGCATCGCCGACGTCGCTGCCGAAGAACGACCAGACATGGTCGCCGCCGATCGCCGGGGCGGCATCGATGATGCGCACGTCGACGTCCGGCCGCCTGTCGCGCAGCGCCAGCGCGATCAGGCTGCCCGCCAGCCCGCCGCCGACGATGGCCACGTCGCAAGGGATCGTCATACCCATCGCCCCGCGCCTAGCCGAAAGCGGCGTTGGAAAGAACCGGGATTTCTTCGCGCGTCCCGACGCCATAAGCTGGCCTTATGATCGCACCCGCCCTTCGCACCGAACGCCTGGTCCTGCGCGGCCACGCGCCGGACGATCTCGCCGTCCTTGCCGCGATGTGGCAGGCGCCCGCGGTCTATCAGATGATCGGCGGCGCACCGCGCCCGGACGAGGAGGTGTGGATCCGCC
The sequence above is a segment of the Sphingomonas insulae genome. Coding sequences within it:
- a CDS encoding phytoene desaturase: MKSAIVIGAGFGGLALAIRLQSAGVATTIVESRDKPGGRAYYWERDGFTFDAGPTVITDPACLQELWELTGRDMAEDVTLEPVTPFYRLNWPDGTNFDYTNDEALLQREIGKLNPADIAGYHKFLEYAEGVYREGYEKLGHVAFLDFASMIKAAPALAKYQAWRSVYSIVSKYVQNEKLREALSFHTLLVGGNPMTTSAIYALIHKLERDGGVWFAKGGTNRLVAGMVAQFQRIGGTVRLGDPVTAIETLGDRVTGIRCASGWSGEADAVAANSDIMHTYRDLLSTSRSAQRTRARLERKSYSPSLFVVHFGIKGAWPGIPHHMILFGPRYKGLLEDIYDHGVLSEDFSLYLHHPTVTDPSMAPEGHSTFYALAPVPHMGKFPVDWDEVGPILEKRILDEVGRRLIPDIHERIVTKFSYAPNDFATDLKAHLGSAFSLEPVLTQSAYFRVHNRDDAIPNLYFVGAGTHPGAGIPGVVGSAKATAALMLEAR
- the crtY gene encoding lycopene beta-cyclase CrtY; the protein is MGMTIPCDVAIVGGGLAGSLIALALRDRRPDVDVRIIDAAPAIGGDHVWSFFGSDVGDADRWLVAPLVVHAWREYDVAFPHLTRQIDATYYSLTSERLDRIVRARLPEPALMLGRKVLAASASAVVLADGDRIEAKGVIDCRGPGDLSVLELGWQKFVGQELALAQPHGASGPRVMDATVAQIDGYRFVYCLPFAADRMFVEDTYYSDTPDLDGTAIGTRIADYARTRGWEVAEVVRGEAGVLPITLGGDFEAYWRSSGANVAKAGMRAGLFQPATGYSLPDAVRLAVRIAAHGDLSGAALARFTHDYARTAWKRGAFYRMLNAMMFRAGDPAERWRIIERFYRLDPMLITRFYAGRSSLKDKARILTGKPPVPVGRAINVLRTTAWR
- a CDS encoding septal ring lytic transglycosylase RlpA family protein, encoding MNARYAAILAALALSACGGRYRPVSDFPVKIGRPYTVRGVTYTPAAAPLYDEVGLAGWYGTESGHRTALGERFRVKAIAGAHTTLPLPSYVEVTSLETGRTILVRINDRGPFARGRIVDLSRGAADLLGIRAAGTAAVRVRRVDPPERDRARLRQGKAAVRPDASAADLAMWRDRWRMRGR
- a CDS encoding surface-adhesin E family protein; amino-acid sequence: MMSAGIATIAVTASVQATNWMPSATSSTGAIWYVDLDSVKGVDDILNRKAIKAWVKIDYRKVAAEKAREARILYYFKCDEEQAKSMSRVSYRADGTVIDSYAPSYASYEPVVPDTVLSGAMQIACTAHQLNRAEPQS
- a CDS encoding endonuclease domain-containing protein, with the translated sequence MSRIAPYMTVNARALRTGATEAERLIWLRVRSYRPRFTRQLPVGRYIIDLACRGVRLAIEFDGSQHADNPDDLTRTRFLESLGWRVIRFWNFDVVDNPDGVATAILAAVAQRGGPTHPRPLPSREGRMKDA